CTGGCGGGCGCAGTACAAGTTACCGTTTAATATAAGCAAAGAGAAGTTGTTTGTTGTAGAAAACCCCTTGGAAGCCCAAGGGGTTTCTTTTTGCCCTATAATCCATATTCCCTGTATAAATAGTTAACATAACATGTATTATGGGAAGTAAAATAGATGACGGGAAAGGGGCTGGAACACAGCTATTTTTATCAGTTCTTGCGGTTAATCAGGCCCTTCACCCATGGATCATCCTTTCTTTGATTGCAGTTACCGTTGAGAGATTTTATCCTCACGCCCAAACAAGCACCCTCATTTAATTAGCGCCTGTCACTGTCACCCTTTATTTTTTAATTTACCCTACACAAAGTAACAATCATGATAAGGCTATTAACTTTGTTGAGGAATTAAAGGTACCGGCTTAATTTTTGAATCTAGTATCTTCTGCAATTCTTCTTTTTCTGATTTAAACTTCTTATCATCTAATGATGAAATTATTTCATAATACTCAGCAATTCTCTCTGAATCCCCTATTGGGCCAATTGCACGTAAAGATCCCTTAAGAAAATCTATGTGAAGCTTTATCCATGAATCGTCAATGTGCGGACAATTGACATATTCCCTAATTGCTCTAGCAAACCAAACAGCAGCAGAAGAATGTTCGTTATTTTCTTTATAAATACGACCTAATGCATTGTAATTATCCCCAGTTAACTCAATAATCTTATTACTAACATTACCTTTAAACTCATAGAATTTTTCATTAACCTTCTTCTCAAGATTGCTGGTCATCTGTTCAATATGGTCAACGAATTCTTTTTTAATTTCATTCCTTGCTTTGTTAACATCTGTTTTTAGTTCTTTTTTAATAAGACCAAAATTAATTAAACCGGTTAAGCCGAGTATAATAGTTGTTAAAGAAATAAAAATAGTTATATTTGTTGAGTAACTTTGTCTTTGAGATTCCAGTAGTTCTTTATAGAATTGATCATTCTGGGTAATCTTTTCTTCTAATATAGTTAAACGCTTATCTACAAGTTGTTCTTGGCCAGCCTGGGTAGCTTCTTTATTTGCACTGTAACAAATACTTAGACAAATAAAATATGTTGTAATGAAAAGAATAGCACGCACTCTCATCAGTATCCCCCCTATTTGTAAAATTGTTTCATTTGTTGAGGAAATATTAGTAGAAAATTAGGAAAATTAGGGACAGCGCCCTATTTACCAGGTAATTGGCTGACAAAGGCGATGGCTTGGCCTACCCACCCTTTCATGGGGCGGCCGGTGATGTCAAAAGGTACGACATTCTTTTGTTTGAGCGTTTTGACAGCCTGCTCCTGCCCAAGGCGCAGGATCAGGTCTTTCTTCCAAATGCCGAAACACATGTTGCCGCGCAAAAGAAATCCCATTCCGCCGAACATGTTTTGTTCATAAAAGTCCGTCCGCTTGGCGATCAAGGTCCTTAAACGTTTGGCTAACTGCTCATCGTAGGCCATAAATAT
This window of the Candidatus Omnitrophota bacterium genome carries:
- a CDS encoding TfoX/Sxy family protein, with product MAYDEQLAKRLRTLIAKRTDFYEQNMFGGMGFLLRGNMCFGIWKKDLILRLGQEQAVKTLKQKNVVPFDITGRPMKGWVGQAIAFVSQLPGK